From the Candidatus Zixiibacteriota bacterium genome, one window contains:
- a CDS encoding DUF420 domain-containing protein, translating to MPLLPTLNAILNAITTALLVVGRMKIRQGKQDTHRRIMLTALVTSALFLISYSIYHAQVGSVPYPYHDWTRALYFVVLTPHVILAALQIPFVIALVWLALHGRFDRHRRLARYVWPVWMFVSISGVVVYLMLYWR from the coding sequence ATGCCGCTCCTGCCCACACTCAACGCCATCCTGAACGCGATAACAACCGCCCTGCTCGTGGTCGGGCGGATGAAGATCAGGCAGGGCAAGCAGGACACACATCGCCGGATCATGCTCACCGCGCTGGTAACTTCAGCGTTGTTTCTGATCAGTTATTCGATCTATCACGCCCAAGTCGGCTCGGTTCCGTACCCATATCACGACTGGACCCGGGCACTGTACTTCGTCGTCCTCACGCCGCACGTGATACTGGCCGCGCTACAGATACCGTTCGTGATCGCGCTGGTCTGGCTGGCGCTCCATGGACGGTTTGACCGGCACCGGCGACTGGCGCGCTACGTCTGGCCGGTCTGGATGTTTGTTTCGATCTCCGGGGTTGTTGTTTATCTGATGTTGTATTGGCGATAG
- a CDS encoding cytochrome C oxidase subunit IV family protein yields MAHDTHTPHILPLWLYLRIGIALLVLTIVTVWVAQYHLGPWNLFVAMLIAVTKGTLVAMFFMHLKYASRLYATVFVGALLMLTVFIVFTMFDTMYRDKIYEFEARPISDKAIIYQQNPTSSETPDTASAGAASPASTPVDSGH; encoded by the coding sequence ATGGCGCACGACACACACACACCCCACATCCTGCCACTTTGGCTCTATCTCAGGATAGGGATTGCCCTGTTGGTGCTGACTATTGTGACGGTCTGGGTGGCGCAGTATCACCTGGGGCCGTGGAATCTGTTTGTGGCGATGCTGATCGCGGTTACCAAGGGGACATTGGTGGCGATGTTCTTCATGCACCTCAAATACGCCAGCCGGCTGTATGCGACTGTTTTTGTCGGCGCTCTGCTGATGCTGACCGTGTTCATCGTTTTTACGATGTTTGATACCATGTACCGGGACAAAATCTACGAGTTCGAGGCCAGGCCGATCAGCGACAAGGCGATTATCTATCAGCAAAACCCTACCTCTTCCGAAACTCCTGACACTGCATCGGCCGGCGCGGCATCGCCGGCCTCAACTCCTGTTGACAGCGGCCACTGA
- the ctaD gene encoding cytochrome c oxidase subunit I, producing the protein MYTGPENSYLKQPRGLKSWLLTLDHKRIGVMYLTAIMFFFLVGGLLAVLMRVELSSPARDVVSAELYNRLFTLHGAIMIFMFIIPSIPAAIGNFVLPLMIGAKDVAFPRLNLASWYIYVVGSLIAVASILQGGVDTGWTFYTPYSTSTNSAVITLTFGAFVLGFSSIFTGLNFIVTIHKMRAPGMTWFKMPLMVWGLYATAIIQVLATPVLGITLVLLIFERLFGIGIFDPAMGGDPVLYQHFFWFYSHPAVYIMILPGMAIISELIATFSHKRIFGYKAIAFSSLGIALVSFLVWGHHMFTSGQSELAAMIFSFLTFLVGIPSGIKIFNWVATMYRGSISLKTPMLYAIAFLLLFTIGGLTGIFLGTLAVDVHLHDTYFIVAHFHYVMMGGTVMALLGGIHYWWPKMWGKMYNETWGRITAVLVFVGFNVAFFTQFIMGSQGMPRRYYSYPDQFAFLHEVSSVGAYILGFGFLIMVIYLIHSLYRGKPAARNPWGALTMEWEAASPPTTHNFDKDMKLEHGPYDFDRVEVEDEEMVKA; encoded by the coding sequence ATGTATACCGGTCCGGAAAACAGCTACCTCAAGCAACCGCGCGGCCTGAAGTCGTGGCTGCTGACTCTCGATCATAAGCGCATCGGCGTGATGTACCTCACCGCCATTATGTTCTTCTTTCTGGTGGGCGGCCTCCTGGCGGTGCTGATGCGGGTGGAGCTTTCTTCACCTGCCAGGGATGTCGTCAGCGCCGAGCTTTACAACCGGCTGTTCACCCTGCACGGCGCCATCATGATCTTCATGTTCATAATTCCGTCGATTCCGGCGGCGATCGGCAATTTCGTCCTTCCTCTGATGATCGGCGCGAAGGATGTTGCCTTCCCTCGCCTGAACCTGGCCTCCTGGTACATTTACGTGGTCGGGTCGCTTATCGCCGTGGCCTCGATACTTCAGGGTGGAGTGGACACCGGCTGGACTTTCTATACCCCCTATTCCACGAGCACCAACAGCGCTGTAATCACTCTGACGTTTGGCGCCTTCGTGCTTGGGTTTTCGTCGATCTTTACCGGGCTCAATTTCATTGTCACGATTCACAAGATGCGCGCGCCGGGGATGACCTGGTTCAAAATGCCGCTGATGGTCTGGGGACTGTACGCCACCGCGATCATCCAGGTGCTGGCTACACCAGTACTGGGCATCACGTTGGTTTTGCTGATTTTTGAGCGGCTGTTCGGTATCGGCATTTTTGACCCCGCCATGGGCGGCGATCCCGTTCTATACCAGCACTTCTTCTGGTTCTATTCACACCCGGCAGTTTATATCATGATCTTGCCGGGGATGGCGATAATCTCGGAGTTGATTGCCACCTTCTCGCACAAGAGGATTTTCGGCTACAAAGCGATCGCCTTTTCCTCGCTGGGGATCGCCCTGGTCAGCTTCCTCGTGTGGGGTCACCATATGTTCACGTCGGGTCAGTCAGAACTGGCCGCGATGATCTTCTCGTTTTTGACTTTTCTGGTGGGTATTCCGTCCGGTATTAAAATCTTCAACTGGGTTGCGACCATGTACCGGGGCTCAATCTCGCTCAAGACACCCATGCTTTACGCCATCGCTTTTCTGCTGCTGTTTACCATTGGCGGATTGACCGGCATATTTCTCGGGACGCTCGCTGTCGATGTCCACCTGCATGACACCTATTTTATCGTAGCGCATTTCCACTATGTGATGATGGGCGGCACGGTGATGGCGCTTCTTGGCGGCATTCACTACTGGTGGCCCAAAATGTGGGGTAAGATGTACAACGAGACCTGGGGCCGCATCACGGCAGTGCTCGTCTTCGTGGGCTTTAATGTCGCTTTCTTTACTCAGTTTATCATGGGCTCGCAGGGGATGCCCCGCCGGTATTACAGCTATCCCGATCAGTTTGCGTTTCTCCACGAGGTTTCGTCGGTGGGCGCCTATATCCTGGGCTTCGGCTTCCTGATCATGGTGATCTACCTGATACACTCACTCTATCGCGGCAAACCTGCTGCCCGGAACCCGTGGGGGGCGCTGACCATGGAGTGGGAGGCCGCCTCGCCGCCGACAACGCACAATTTCGATAAAGACATGAAGCTGGAGCACGGGCCGTACGATTTTGACCGCGTTGAGGTCGAGGACGAGGAGATGGTGAAAGCGTGA
- a CDS encoding cytochrome c3 family protein, producing MGDRDGRKYSAYVDPARYARSTHGELECINCHPYLDGVEDFPHDEIEPEPVDCATCHDDVATMYDQSLHGQAVAAGAKLAPRCWDCHGAHDIEPPTAPDSRVNKFNIPVMCGRCHKEGSPVDRTYDIPQDSILDHYSISMHGEGLYHRGLTVTAVCTDCHTAHFVLPHTDERSSIHRNNVAATCQKCHGRIEQVHQKVIRGELWEKEPAKVPVCVDCHQPHEVRRVFYEEVSNEECLKCHLDPNLSMVRDGVTISLFVDTVEFRNSIHHNQACAQCHINTNPRLKRPCSTVATKVDCGICHTEVVDMFATCTHGTLVERGDPNAPTCTDCHGRHGTRGKRDPKSPTFPTNVPALCEHCHSAGGAAAVRREARGESIDAGRYPESIHGKGLLESGLVVTAMCTDCHTAHHVLPKDNPESSINHANVPHTCARCHSGIYEQFVTSIHGDTLELSERKLPNCSDCHQSHTITRTDSEGFKQQILNQCGGCHQDVTETYFETFHGKVFQLGATVAAKCHDCHGSHDILPPDNPASHLSRQNIVATCAQCHEGSHRRFAGYLTHATHHDRDKYPALFYVFWFMTILLIGTLAIATTHTLLWLPRSFQMMRQHKKMLTEGGDQRIYRRFTRQQSVLHILMVISFLGLAITGMTLKFSYLGWAQWLSGLLGGFESAGFIHRFCAVITAVYFISHVWSLIQTKRREKLSWKELLFSRNTMVPTKTDLKEVWGTLKWFIGIGPRPEYGRWTYWEKFDYFAVFWGVAIIGSTGLMLWFPEFFTHFLPGWMINVATIVHSDEALLATAFIFTVHFFNTHFRPDRFPMDTVIFTGRMTVEELKADRPREYRELVESGELEKHITYPLPQPVIKALRIFGAVALIVGLSLILLVIYAEVFGYR from the coding sequence ATGGGCGATCGTGATGGTCGAAAGTACTCGGCGTATGTCGACCCTGCCCGATACGCCAGATCCACTCACGGCGAGTTGGAGTGCATCAATTGTCACCCCTACCTTGACGGGGTAGAGGATTTCCCGCATGACGAGATCGAGCCGGAACCGGTGGACTGCGCCACCTGTCACGACGACGTGGCGACCATGTATGACCAGAGTCTCCATGGTCAGGCGGTAGCTGCCGGAGCCAAGTTGGCGCCGAGGTGCTGGGACTGCCATGGCGCGCACGATATCGAGCCGCCAACCGCGCCGGACTCGCGCGTCAACAAATTCAACATCCCGGTTATGTGCGGACGCTGCCACAAGGAGGGTTCGCCGGTCGATCGCACCTATGACATCCCGCAGGACAGCATCCTCGATCACTACTCCATCTCCATGCACGGCGAGGGGCTGTACCACCGCGGCCTTACGGTCACGGCCGTGTGCACGGACTGCCACACGGCCCATTTTGTCCTCCCGCATACCGACGAACGCTCCAGTATCCACCGCAACAATGTGGCCGCCACCTGCCAGAAGTGCCACGGCCGGATCGAGCAGGTGCACCAGAAAGTTATCCGGGGTGAACTGTGGGAGAAAGAGCCCGCAAAGGTGCCGGTCTGTGTGGACTGCCACCAACCGCACGAGGTGCGCAGGGTCTTCTACGAGGAGGTGTCCAACGAGGAGTGCCTCAAGTGCCACCTCGATCCCAATCTGAGCATGGTACGCGACGGGGTTACGATATCGCTGTTTGTCGATACGGTCGAGTTTCGCAACTCGATTCACCATAACCAGGCGTGCGCCCAGTGCCATATCAACACCAATCCGCGGCTCAAGCGACCGTGCAGCACCGTGGCGACCAAAGTCGACTGCGGTATTTGTCATACCGAGGTCGTGGACATGTTTGCCACCTGCACGCATGGCACACTGGTAGAGCGGGGCGATCCCAACGCCCCTACCTGCACCGATTGCCACGGCCGCCACGGTACGCGGGGCAAACGGGACCCCAAATCCCCCACGTTTCCCACCAACGTGCCGGCCCTGTGCGAGCACTGCCACAGCGCCGGCGGCGCGGCTGCGGTCCGGCGGGAAGCGCGGGGCGAGAGTATCGACGCCGGCCGATACCCGGAGAGCATTCACGGCAAGGGACTTCTCGAGAGCGGTCTGGTAGTTACGGCGATGTGTACGGACTGCCACACGGCGCATCATGTGCTTCCAAAGGACAACCCCGAATCGAGCATCAATCATGCCAACGTTCCTCACACCTGCGCCAGGTGCCATTCGGGCATATATGAGCAGTTCGTCACGAGCATTCACGGGGATACGCTGGAGCTTTCCGAAAGGAAACTCCCCAACTGCTCTGACTGCCATCAATCTCATACCATCACTCGCACCGACAGCGAGGGGTTCAAACAGCAGATACTGAACCAGTGCGGCGGCTGCCACCAGGACGTGACCGAAACCTATTTCGAGACATTTCACGGTAAAGTATTCCAGCTCGGCGCAACGGTCGCTGCGAAATGTCATGACTGCCACGGCTCTCATGATATCCTGCCGCCGGATAACCCGGCCTCACACCTGTCGCGACAAAACATCGTAGCCACGTGCGCGCAGTGCCACGAAGGATCTCATCGGCGATTCGCCGGCTACTTGACCCACGCTACTCACCATGACCGTGACAAGTACCCGGCGCTCTTTTACGTTTTTTGGTTCATGACGATTCTGCTGATCGGTACGCTCGCCATAGCCACGACCCACACGTTGCTCTGGCTGCCGCGGTCATTCCAAATGATGCGACAGCACAAAAAAATGCTGACCGAGGGCGGCGACCAACGGATCTATCGCCGCTTTACTCGTCAGCAAAGCGTTCTGCATATCCTGATGGTGATAAGCTTCCTGGGGCTGGCAATCACCGGTATGACCCTGAAATTCTCGTATCTCGGCTGGGCCCAGTGGCTGTCGGGGCTTCTCGGCGGGTTCGAATCAGCGGGATTCATCCATCGTTTTTGCGCGGTGATCACCGCCGTCTATTTCATCAGCCACGTGTGGTCGCTCATTCAGACTAAGCGCCGCGAGAAGTTGAGCTGGAAAGAGCTGCTCTTCAGCCGCAACACCATGGTGCCGACAAAGACCGATCTGAAAGAGGTCTGGGGTACGCTCAAGTGGTTTATCGGTATCGGTCCACGGCCGGAGTACGGTCGCTGGACTTACTGGGAGAAGTTCGACTACTTCGCGGTCTTCTGGGGAGTGGCCATAATCGGCTCGACCGGACTCATGCTCTGGTTCCCGGAGTTCTTTACCCATTTCCTGCCGGGCTGGATGATAAACGTGGCCACAATCGTGCACTCCGATGAAGCTCTGCTCGCCACCGCGTTTATATTCACCGTGCACTTCTTCAATACGCACTTCCGACCCGACCGCTTTCCCATGGACACGGTCATTTTCACCGGCCGGATGACGGTCGAGGAGCTGAAGGCCGACCGTCCCAGAGAATACCGGGAGCTGGTCGAATCGGGTGAACTCGAAAAGCATATCACGTACCCCCTGCCTCAGCCGGTGATCAAGGCTCTGAGGATTTTCGGAGCAGTTGCATTAATCGTTGGACTGTCGCTTATTCTGCTCGTGATCTACGCGGAGGTGTTCGGGTACCGATAG
- a CDS encoding cytochrome c oxidase subunit 3 family protein, which yields MSSESLSTRPAHLQHHFADTYQQGDAARLGMWVFLLTEILLFGGLFCFYAIYRSWYPDMFINAHRHLNVWLGGTNTVVLITSSVTMALAIRSAQLGKRREAVYNLVATLLLAAVFLIIKYFEYEHKIHLGQLPGKFYTFQGIAGSNPHVFFSVYFLMTGLHGLHVIGGMGVIAWMIQRTRRGEFSPEYYTPLELTGLYWHLVDLIWIFLFPLLYLIG from the coding sequence GTGAGCAGCGAATCTCTGTCGACACGTCCGGCGCATCTGCAGCACCACTTTGCGGACACCTATCAGCAGGGCGACGCCGCCCGACTGGGGATGTGGGTTTTCCTGCTGACGGAAATCCTGCTGTTCGGCGGACTGTTCTGCTTCTATGCCATCTACCGGTCGTGGTATCCGGACATGTTCATCAATGCCCACCGGCATCTAAACGTCTGGCTCGGCGGCACTAATACAGTCGTGTTGATTACCAGTTCAGTCACCATGGCTCTGGCTATCCGCTCCGCGCAGCTTGGTAAGCGTCGCGAGGCGGTCTACAACCTGGTGGCGACACTCCTTCTGGCCGCCGTGTTCCTGATCATCAAATACTTCGAGTACGAGCACAAGATCCACCTTGGTCAATTGCCGGGGAAATTCTACACCTTTCAGGGCATCGCCGGCTCCAATCCGCACGTGTTTTTTTCGGTGTACTTCCTGATGACCGGCCTGCACGGGCTTCACGTGATCGGCGGCATGGGGGTGATCGCCTGGATGATCCAGCGCACTCGGCGGGGCGAATTCTCGCCTGAATACTACACGCCGCTGGAACTGACTGGCCTGTATTGGCACCTGGTGGATCTTATCTGGATTTTCCTCTTTCCCCTTTTGTACCTGATCGGCTGA
- a CDS encoding COX15/CtaA family protein, giving the protein MTAFRRLALLTTGATYFLVFVGGLVRVSGAGLGCPDWPKCFGRWIPPTSLDQLPPDIDPSTFNITLAWIEYINRLVGVTVGFLILAVAVLAIRHFRKTPRVLYSSLAAAILVAIQGWQGSQVVASELEPLIVTIHMVLALVIVSLLIFATLESYTVSAERDKRTAEFPRYIRTLIGVLWPVTIIQIILGSQVRQALETVASQYPRMSNAQWFAHVGAINELHLIVGILVGLLTVYTGLVVLRSDAGKAATVRYVVFGMMALVVLQAGSGLKLLVSGVPALTDLFHLWFASLYIGLLLVLWSVVRGPVRLAFEWGTGFRKLAATTLVFVILMGVGAWLVIDQAMQSREQTALANNTSGTTRTVDVIPSEHP; this is encoded by the coding sequence ATGACTGCATTTCGTCGATTAGCTCTGCTGACCACTGGTGCAACTTATTTCCTCGTTTTCGTTGGGGGGCTGGTGCGCGTTTCTGGCGCTGGACTCGGCTGCCCTGACTGGCCGAAATGTTTCGGCCGGTGGATTCCGCCGACCTCGCTTGACCAACTGCCGCCCGATATCGACCCGTCGACCTTCAACATCACTCTGGCCTGGATCGAGTACATCAATCGGCTCGTGGGAGTAACGGTCGGCTTTCTGATTCTGGCGGTGGCGGTTCTGGCGATCCGCCACTTCCGCAAAACGCCGAGAGTGCTCTACTCGTCGTTGGCTGCAGCCATCCTCGTGGCGATACAAGGGTGGCAGGGCTCACAGGTCGTGGCCTCCGAGCTTGAGCCGTTAATCGTTACTATCCACATGGTGCTGGCGCTGGTGATTGTCTCGCTCCTGATATTCGCAACCCTTGAGAGCTACACGGTGAGTGCAGAGAGGGACAAGCGAACGGCTGAATTCCCGCGCTACATTCGCACCCTGATCGGCGTGCTGTGGCCCGTCACTATAATCCAGATTATTCTCGGAAGCCAGGTGCGCCAGGCGCTGGAAACCGTGGCAAGTCAATACCCGCGGATGAGCAACGCCCAGTGGTTTGCCCATGTCGGCGCTATCAACGAACTGCACTTGATTGTCGGCATACTTGTGGGTCTGCTGACAGTGTATACCGGACTGGTGGTGCTTCGCTCCGACGCTGGCAAAGCCGCCACTGTACGCTATGTCGTTTTTGGCATGATGGCACTGGTAGTACTTCAAGCAGGATCGGGCTTGAAGCTGCTTGTGTCCGGCGTGCCGGCCCTGACCGACCTCTTCCACCTTTGGTTTGCATCTTTGTATATCGGCCTGCTGCTGGTGCTCTGGTCAGTTGTTCGCGGCCCGGTCAGGCTCGCCTTCGAGTGGGGGACCGGCTTCAGAAAGCTCGCAGCTACGACTCTTGTATTTGTAATACTAATGGGTGTGGGCGCATGGCTGGTAATCGATCAGGCGATGCAGTCTCGCGAGCAAACCGCACTGGCAAACAATACATCCGGCACCACTCGCACAGTAGACGTCATCCCGTCCGAACATCCCTGA
- a CDS encoding NapC/NirT family cytochrome c, with protein sequence MTERKLPLSYYNWISIIGAYIGSVSLLLIILFLGISFFLDFATNPYLGIVQFLILPVFLIGGLLLIPAGAYLQRRRIRKGVGTERRQWPRIDFNQKSHRNALTVFAFGSVLVVFVSAVGSYKTFHYTESVEFCGTVCHQVMKPEYVAYQNSPHARVACAACHIGSGANWYVKSKLSGAYQVYAVLANNYPRPIPTPVANLRPAQETCEQCHWPEKFFGAQQKRFNHFMYDEANTAWPIDLLIRTGGGDPRTGQAHGIHWHMNIQNKIEYVARDHERQDIPWVRLTDRTSGRVIVYQNQNSPLSPDSLAAAEIRSMDCMDCHNRPSHIYRSPDQAIDLGLLTGRIDAGLPSIKEKAVAVMAREYTTEAEALSAIATELNDYYQTERPDVYETKKAQVDASVAAIQEAFAQNIFPEMKVRWSEYQDNLGHFDSPGCMRCHNEAMVGEKGQKITTDCRACHTILSQGAGESLQMATSSEGLDFVHPVDIDDAWTEMGCYECHTGVQP encoded by the coding sequence ATGACCGAGCGCAAACTGCCGCTTTCATATTATAACTGGATCAGCATTATCGGGGCTTATATCGGCTCGGTGTCGCTGCTGTTGATAATTCTGTTTCTGGGTATCAGCTTTTTCCTCGATTTTGCCACCAACCCGTATCTCGGTATCGTGCAGTTCTTGATCCTGCCGGTGTTTCTGATCGGCGGATTGCTTCTTATACCGGCCGGGGCCTATCTGCAGCGGCGGCGTATCCGCAAGGGTGTCGGCACCGAGCGCCGCCAGTGGCCGAGAATCGATTTCAACCAGAAAAGTCACCGCAACGCGCTCACCGTATTCGCATTCGGCAGTGTGCTCGTAGTTTTCGTTTCGGCGGTGGGAAGCTACAAGACCTTTCATTACACCGAGTCCGTGGAGTTCTGCGGGACGGTCTGCCACCAGGTGATGAAACCGGAGTACGTGGCGTACCAGAACTCGCCGCACGCCCGGGTTGCCTGCGCGGCCTGCCATATCGGTTCCGGCGCCAACTGGTACGTGAAATCCAAGCTGTCCGGCGCATATCAGGTCTATGCCGTGCTCGCTAACAACTATCCCCGCCCCATCCCCACTCCGGTGGCCAACCTTCGCCCGGCGCAGGAAACCTGCGAACAGTGCCACTGGCCGGAAAAGTTTTTCGGCGCCCAGCAGAAACGGTTCAATCACTTCATGTACGACGAAGCCAACACGGCCTGGCCGATTGATCTGCTCATCCGGACCGGCGGCGGCGATCCGCGCACCGGCCAGGCGCACGGCATCCACTGGCACATGAATATCCAGAACAAGATCGAATATGTCGCCCGCGACCACGAACGGCAGGATATCCCGTGGGTTCGCCTGACCGACCGCACCAGCGGACGGGTGATCGTATATCAGAACCAGAACAGCCCGCTGAGCCCAGATTCGCTCGCTGCCGCCGAGATCCGCAGCATGGACTGCATGGACTGCCACAACCGGCCGAGCCATATCTACCGTTCCCCTGACCAGGCGATCGATCTCGGCCTGCTGACAGGGCGGATCGACGCGGGTCTCCCGTCGATCAAAGAAAAAGCTGTCGCTGTAATGGCGCGCGAGTACACCACCGAGGCGGAGGCGCTCAGCGCGATCGCAACCGAACTGAACGATTACTATCAAACCGAGCGCCCGGATGTTTACGAAACCAAAAAGGCTCAAGTGGATGCCTCGGTCGCAGCTATACAGGAAGCGTTCGCGCAAAATATCTTTCCCGAGATGAAAGTCCGCTGGAGCGAATATCAGGACAATCTCGGTCACTTTGACTCCCCCGGCTGCATGCGCTGCCACAATGAGGCCATGGTCGGCGAAAAGGGTCAGAAGATAACCACCGATTGCCGCGCCTGCCACACTATACTGTCGCAGGGCGCCGGTGAGAGCCTTCAGATGGCCACCAGTTCCGAGGGACTCGATTTCGTCCACCCGGTGGACATCGATGACGCCTGGACGGAGATGGGCTGCTACGAGTGCCACACCGGCGTGCAGCCGTAG
- a CDS encoding cytochrome b/b6 domain-containing protein has protein sequence MKALRQILLATWLPATGLLFSAGVLRAQVEPPETASCLTCHDTETLRGKDHDLTALLDASAHAGFDCVDCHAEITEIPHQDSVPAVNCGTCHTTEAAVYDRHGRVPVGTDPDIPGCAGCHGNHDILPSSDRHSRTSAENLPNTCGSCHENIDLTTKHEILYGEAIAAFKSSVHGRAITGGVLLAASCNDCHSANGSAHKIYAPNNPHSTINHFNIPRTCGKCHSSVEDEFWEGTHGKLVARGEVDAPVCTNCHGEHGIIATSDPRSPVSPTRVAEATCSPCHESALLNDKYGIPTGRLRSWYDSYHGLKSKVGDVTVANCASCHEAHMVLPHTDPRSSVFIDNLTKTCGSCHPGISSEIASVPIHGEPGVSHTPAANVVKNIYIVAIILIIGLMVIHWLIDLRKQINQVRGRPSIRRMTTNEVGQHYLLMFTFIVLVITGFSLRFKESWWVVWLFGWEGGFPLRGLIHRIAAALFTGAVIWHIVYLLTPRGRQFVEDMWPNLRDFAQFFNMISFNLGLRKDRPQFGRFSYVEKAEYWALVWGAAVMFLTGFFLWFEGLAVSWFPKGALDVILVIHYYEAWLATLAILIWHMYSTVFSPSVYPMNPSWIDGKMPLDIYQHEHPADSAFETTTIATGSTDRPDDQRSAGRDMSAREGA, from the coding sequence ATGAAAGCACTTCGACAGATTCTCCTGGCAACCTGGTTACCGGCCACGGGACTACTGTTCAGCGCGGGGGTGTTACGGGCACAGGTTGAACCACCCGAGACCGCCAGCTGCCTCACCTGTCACGATACAGAGACATTGCGGGGGAAGGATCACGATCTGACGGCGCTGTTGGACGCCTCCGCACATGCTGGATTCGACTGCGTGGACTGCCATGCGGAGATCACGGAAATCCCCCATCAGGACTCGGTGCCGGCTGTAAATTGCGGCACCTGCCACACGACCGAGGCCGCGGTTTATGACCGTCACGGCCGCGTTCCGGTCGGTACCGATCCCGACATCCCCGGTTGCGCCGGTTGTCACGGCAACCATGACATTCTTCCGTCCAGCGATCGTCACTCTCGGACCAGCGCGGAGAATCTGCCCAATACGTGCGGAAGCTGCCACGAGAATATCGACCTCACTACCAAGCACGAGATCCTCTACGGCGAGGCAATTGCCGCGTTCAAAAGCTCGGTACACGGCCGGGCCATAACGGGCGGGGTGCTGCTGGCGGCGTCGTGCAACGACTGCCACTCGGCCAACGGCTCCGCGCACAAGATTTACGCCCCCAACAATCCTCACTCCACAATTAACCACTTTAACATCCCACGTACCTGCGGTAAGTGCCACTCAAGTGTGGAAGATGAGTTCTGGGAGGGAACACACGGAAAGCTGGTAGCCCGCGGCGAGGTGGACGCGCCGGTTTGCACCAACTGCCATGGCGAGCATGGGATCATTGCTACATCCGATCCGCGATCGCCGGTGAGCCCGACCCGTGTTGCCGAGGCCACCTGCTCCCCCTGTCATGAGTCGGCGCTTTTGAATGACAAGTACGGTATCCCTACCGGCCGCTTGCGTTCATGGTATGACAGTTACCACGGCTTGAAAAGCAAAGTCGGCGATGTGACGGTTGCCAACTGCGCCTCATGCCACGAGGCGCACATGGTACTCCCTCACACCGATCCGAGATCGTCGGTCTTTATCGACAATCTCACGAAGACCTGCGGCTCGTGCCATCCGGGGATTTCCTCCGAGATCGCCAGCGTGCCGATCCATGGGGAGCCGGGGGTATCACATACTCCGGCGGCGAATGTCGTCAAGAATATATACATCGTGGCCATAATCCTGATAATAGGTCTAATGGTCATTCACTGGCTTATCGACCTGCGGAAGCAGATCAACCAGGTACGCGGCCGGCCCAGCATACGGCGCATGACCACCAATGAGGTCGGCCAGCATTACCTGCTGATGTTCACGTTTATCGTGCTGGTGATCACGGGATTCTCGCTGCGATTCAAGGAATCCTGGTGGGTAGTCTGGCTGTTCGGCTGGGAGGGCGGGTTCCCACTGCGCGGGCTGATCCACCGGATCGCCGCGGCCCTGTTTACCGGCGCGGTGATCTGGCACATCGTGTACCTGCTGACGCCGCGAGGACGGCAGTTCGTTGAGGACATGTGGCCAAATCTCCGCGACTTCGCCCAGTTTTTCAACATGATCTCCTTCAACCTAGGCCTGCGCAAGGATCGCCCGCAGTTCGGTCGGTTTTCCTATGTGGAGAAGGCTGAGTACTGGGCGCTGGTGTGGGGCGCAGCAGTGATGTTTCTGACCGGGTTCTTTCTCTGGTTCGAGGGACTTGCGGTAAGCTGGTTCCCCAAGGGCGCGCTGGATGTCATTCTCGTCATTCACTATTATGAGGCGTGGCTGGCGACGCTGGCGATTCTGATCTGGCACATGTACTCGACCGTTTTTAGTCCTAGCGTCTACCCAATGAACCCGTCGTGGATTGACGGCAAGATGCCGCTGGACATCTATCAACACGAGCACCCGGCCGACTCAGCCTTCGAGACCACCACCATCGCGACTGGATCGACCGACCGGCCCGATGATCAGCGCTCTGCCGGCCGAGACATGAGCGCCCGTGAAGGGGCCTGA